A single region of the Duganella sp. BuS-21 genome encodes:
- the gspE gene encoding type II secretion system ATPase GspE — translation MSNLLPYAFARDFVVLAQHSDDAENTVDVLMCGATAPAAIAEVSRRFGRIQLKQMTRADLEAAIATAYASSGGNASMVAEEFDADLDLTKLLQDVPAIEDLLESSDDAPVIRMINALLTQALRDSASDIHIEPFEQTSVVRFRVDGTLRDIVRPRKAIHGSLISRIKIMAQLDIAEKRLPQDGRITLRIGGKPVDVRVSTLPTGHGERAVLRLLDKEAGRLDLNHLGMSEVMLPKFDALINQPHGIVLVTGPTGSGKTTTLYAALSLLNASTTNIMTVEDPIEYDLPGVGQTQVNPRIDMTFAKALRAILRQDPDVIMIGEIRDLETAQIAVQASLTGHLVLATLHTNDAAAAVTRLLDMGIEPFLLSSTLLGVLAQRLVRKLCPSCKTYDGKLWHAVGCEHCGQTGYQGRVGVYEFLETTQQIRAQIHNRASEAEIKAAAIGDGMQTMRDDGERWLASGTTTQAELMRVTKD, via the coding sequence ATGAGCAATCTTCTCCCTTACGCCTTCGCCCGCGACTTCGTGGTGCTGGCCCAGCACAGCGACGATGCCGAAAACACCGTCGATGTGCTGATGTGCGGCGCCACCGCGCCGGCCGCCATCGCTGAAGTGTCGCGCCGTTTCGGCCGTATCCAGCTCAAGCAGATGACGCGCGCCGACCTGGAAGCCGCCATCGCCACGGCCTACGCCAGCTCGGGCGGCAACGCCTCCATGGTGGCCGAGGAATTCGACGCCGACCTCGATCTGACCAAGCTGCTGCAGGACGTGCCGGCCATCGAAGACCTGCTGGAATCGTCGGACGACGCGCCGGTGATCCGCATGATCAACGCATTGTTGACGCAGGCGCTGCGCGACAGCGCCTCCGACATCCACATCGAACCGTTCGAACAGACCTCGGTGGTGCGCTTCCGCGTCGACGGCACGCTGCGCGACATCGTCCGTCCGCGCAAGGCCATCCATGGTTCGCTGATCTCGCGTATCAAGATCATGGCGCAGCTGGACATCGCGGAAAAGCGTTTGCCGCAGGATGGCCGCATCACGCTGCGCATCGGCGGCAAGCCGGTGGACGTGCGCGTCTCGACGCTGCCGACCGGCCACGGCGAACGCGCCGTGCTGCGATTGCTGGACAAGGAAGCCGGACGCCTCGACCTGAACCACCTCGGCATGAGCGAAGTGATGCTGCCGAAGTTCGACGCGCTGATCAACCAGCCGCACGGCATCGTGCTGGTGACCGGTCCCACCGGCTCCGGTAAAACCACCACGCTATACGCCGCGCTGTCGCTGCTGAACGCCTCCACCACCAACATCATGACGGTGGAAGATCCGATCGAGTACGACCTGCCGGGCGTGGGCCAGACCCAGGTCAACCCGCGCATCGACATGACCTTCGCCAAGGCCCTGCGCGCCATCCTGCGCCAGGACCCGGACGTCATCATGATCGGCGAGATCCGCGACCTGGAAACCGCGCAGATCGCGGTGCAGGCCTCGTTGACCGGCCACCTGGTGCTGGCGACGCTGCACACCAACGACGCCGCCGCCGCCGTCACCCGCCTGCTGGATATGGGCATCGAACCGTTCCTGCTGTCGTCCACGTTGCTGGGGGTGTTGGCGCAGCGCCTGGTGCGCAAGCTGTGCCCGAGCTGCAAAACCTACGACGGCAAGTTGTGGCACGCGGTCGGCTGCGAGCATTGCGGCCAGACCGGCTACCAGGGCCGTGTGGGCGTCTACGAATTTTTGGAGACCACGCAGCAGATCCGCGCGCAGATCCACAACCGCGCCTCGGAAGCAGAAATCAAGGCCGCCGCCATCGGCGACGGCATGCAGACCATGCGCGACGACGGCGAGCGCTGGCTGGCCAGCGGCACCACCACGCAGGCCGAGTTGATGCGCGTGACCAAGGACTAG
- the gspD gene encoding type II secretion system secretin GspD — protein MKNQFVSPSRLPALRRLSAGAMLCCAVSAAAPTAALLLPALAHAAADDAALNFVGADIESVIKAVGHYTNITFVIDPRVKGTLTVVSEKPVTKSQAFSLLTSALRLQGYAVVSGDGFAKVVPEADAKLQASPTQVDAPQAKGDQIVSQIFRLNYESAANVVTVLRPLISPNNTINANPGNNTVVVTDYADNIKRLAKIVAALDAPAVADLDVIPVRYAIASDLATMINKLMDAGASADGGKTTVLADPRTNSLVLRAPSAARSNLAKSLIAKLDQPTQQLGNVHVVYLKNAEAVKLAQTLRSVVSGEVAQQGTSSGTGTGSQNTGGNSGNSGGFGSNSTSGSGNSSGGGTSGPSNPLLSGSNSQQQGSGGAGGAGFIQADASTNTLIITAPESVYRNMRAVIDQLDVRRAQVYIESLIVEVTSDKASEFGVQWVGASGDANSKYRIGGVQSFTTSGTDSALTSIYANNGAGIPNNGLSIGIFKQIGGALGLGALAHSLESDGNANILSTPNMVTLDNELATIRVGQNVPILTGQYTTTSGTNSNPFQTIDRKDVGLTLKVRPQISEGGTIKMAIYHETSSVDKSTLTAASGITLNNRVIENNVIADDGQIIVLGGLIEDTEGDGTDKVRGLGDIPILGNLFKSQSRTRKKTNLMVFLRPVVIRNKEQSVSLATDRYDYMRTQQEAIKPPDTILVKDLGQPILPKLENGAPVTGGPVAAPVPPAPLPLRIPGGASNLQPAPQQ, from the coding sequence ATGAAAAACCAGTTCGTTAGCCCATCCCGTCTTCCTGCGCTGCGCCGCCTGAGCGCAGGTGCGATGCTGTGCTGCGCGGTCAGCGCCGCCGCACCGACCGCCGCGTTGCTGCTGCCAGCGTTGGCGCATGCCGCCGCCGACGACGCCGCGCTGAACTTTGTCGGCGCCGATATCGAGTCGGTCATCAAGGCGGTGGGGCACTACACCAACATCACCTTCGTGATCGATCCGCGTGTCAAAGGCACGCTGACCGTGGTGTCGGAAAAACCGGTCACCAAGTCGCAGGCATTCAGCCTGCTGACCTCCGCGCTGCGCCTGCAAGGCTACGCGGTGGTCAGCGGCGACGGCTTCGCCAAGGTGGTGCCGGAAGCGGACGCCAAGCTGCAGGCCAGTCCGACCCAGGTGGATGCGCCGCAGGCCAAGGGCGACCAGATCGTCAGCCAGATCTTCCGCCTGAATTACGAATCGGCCGCCAACGTGGTGACCGTGCTGCGGCCTTTGATCTCGCCGAACAACACCATCAACGCCAACCCGGGCAACAACACCGTGGTGGTGACCGACTACGCCGACAACATCAAGCGCCTGGCTAAAATCGTCGCTGCGCTCGACGCGCCGGCCGTGGCCGACCTGGACGTGATCCCGGTGCGCTACGCCATCGCCAGCGACCTGGCGACCATGATCAACAAGTTGATGGACGCCGGCGCTAGCGCCGACGGTGGCAAGACCACCGTGCTGGCCGACCCGCGCACCAACTCGCTGGTGCTGCGCGCGCCGTCGGCGGCGCGCTCCAACCTGGCCAAGTCGCTGATCGCCAAGCTTGATCAGCCGACGCAGCAACTGGGCAATGTGCACGTGGTCTACCTGAAGAACGCCGAAGCGGTGAAGCTGGCGCAGACCCTGCGTTCAGTGGTCTCCGGCGAGGTGGCGCAGCAGGGCACCAGCAGCGGCACGGGTACCGGTAGCCAGAATACCGGCGGCAATAGCGGCAACAGCGGTGGCTTCGGCAGCAATAGCACCAGCGGCAGCGGCAATTCGTCCGGCGGCGGCACGAGCGGCCCTAGCAATCCTTTGCTGAGCGGCTCGAACAGCCAGCAGCAGGGCAGTGGCGGGGCCGGCGGCGCCGGCTTCATCCAGGCCGACGCCTCTACCAACACCCTGATCATCACGGCGCCGGAATCGGTGTATCGCAATATGCGCGCGGTGATCGACCAGCTGGACGTGCGCCGCGCGCAGGTCTACATCGAATCGCTGATCGTGGAAGTCACGTCCGACAAGGCTTCGGAGTTCGGCGTGCAGTGGGTCGGCGCCTCGGGCGACGCCAATAGCAAATACCGCATCGGCGGCGTGCAGTCGTTCACCACCAGCGGCACCGACAGCGCGCTGACGTCGATCTACGCCAACAACGGCGCCGGCATCCCGAACAACGGCCTGTCGATCGGCATCTTCAAACAAATTGGCGGCGCGCTGGGACTGGGCGCACTGGCGCACTCGCTGGAATCGGACGGCAACGCCAACATCCTGTCGACGCCGAACATGGTCACGCTGGACAACGAACTGGCCACCATCCGCGTCGGCCAGAACGTGCCCATCCTGACCGGCCAGTACACCACCACCTCCGGCACCAACAGCAATCCGTTCCAGACCATCGACCGCAAGGACGTCGGCCTGACGCTGAAAGTGCGTCCGCAGATTTCCGAGGGCGGCACCATCAAGATGGCGATTTACCACGAGACGTCGAGCGTGGACAAATCGACGCTGACCGCCGCTTCCGGCATCACCCTGAACAACCGCGTCATCGAAAACAACGTGATCGCCGATGACGGCCAGATCATCGTGCTGGGCGGCCTGATTGAAGACACCGAGGGCGACGGCACCGACAAGGTGCGCGGCCTGGGCGACATCCCGATACTGGGCAACCTGTTCAAGTCGCAGTCGCGCACCCGCAAGAAGACCAACCTGATGGTGTTCCTGCGCCCGGTCGTGATCCGCAACAAGGAGCAAAGCGTCAGCCTGGCCACCGACCGTTACGACTACATGCGCACGCAGCAGGAAGCCATCAAACCGCCGGACACCATTCTGGTGAAGGACCTGGGCCAGCCTATCCTGCCGAAGCTGGAGAACGGTGCGCCGGTCACCGGTGGTCCGGTCGCCGCGCCGGTGCCGCCGGCGCCGCTGCCGTTGCGCATTCCGGGCGGCGCGTCCAACCTGCAGCCAGCGCCGCAACAGTGA
- the gspF gene encoding type II secretion system inner membrane protein GspF — protein MPAFRYEAVDAGGATKKGVLNSDSPRSARAELRSQGLVPLKVDAIAAQVDSSGMAKSRGLGERLTSTELALFTRQLASLLEAGLPLEQAFTALLEQAERPYLRDLIASVRSEVIGGDSLSAVLGRHPRDFAEIYRALVASGEQIGQLSRVLSRLADYIERRNALIQKVRLAFTYPAIVTVVAFSIVIFLLTYVVPQIVSVFANTKQKLPFLTVLMLAVSDFVRSYGIVVGIALVGAWFMWRRALQNPVLKRRWHTWLLTAPLYGKFERSLNTARFASTLAITTGSGVPILRALETSRDTLNNVAMRELVEEASDAVREGVSLARALSAQKHFPPMLIHMIRAGEITGELPAMLDRAAAAQEADLERRTLTIAGLLEPALILAMGVVVLLIVLAVLMPIIEINQLVR, from the coding sequence ATGCCCGCATTCCGTTATGAAGCCGTCGACGCCGGCGGCGCCACCAAGAAGGGTGTCCTGAATTCGGACAGCCCGCGTTCCGCGCGCGCCGAGCTGCGCTCGCAGGGGTTGGTGCCGCTGAAGGTGGACGCCATCGCCGCGCAAGTCGACTCCTCCGGCATGGCCAAAAGCCGTGGCCTGGGCGAACGCCTGACCTCGACCGAGCTGGCGCTGTTCACGCGCCAGCTGGCCAGTTTGCTGGAAGCCGGCCTGCCGCTGGAGCAGGCATTCACCGCCTTGCTGGAGCAGGCCGAACGTCCCTACCTGCGCGACCTGATCGCCTCGGTGCGCTCGGAGGTGATCGGCGGCGATTCGCTGTCCGCCGTGCTGGGACGCCATCCGCGCGACTTCGCCGAGATTTATCGCGCGCTGGTGGCATCCGGTGAGCAGATCGGCCAGTTGTCGCGCGTGCTGTCGCGCCTTGCCGACTACATCGAGCGTCGCAATGCGCTGATCCAGAAGGTGCGGCTGGCCTTCACCTATCCTGCCATCGTTACCGTGGTGGCGTTCTCCATCGTGATCTTCCTGCTGACCTATGTGGTGCCGCAGATCGTTTCGGTGTTCGCCAACACCAAGCAGAAGCTGCCGTTCCTGACGGTGCTGATGCTGGCGGTGTCGGACTTCGTGCGCAGTTACGGCATCGTGGTCGGCATCGCCCTGGTCGGCGCCTGGTTCATGTGGCGGCGCGCGCTGCAAAACCCTGTGCTCAAGCGGCGCTGGCACACCTGGCTGCTGACCGCACCGTTGTACGGCAAGTTCGAACGCAGCCTGAATACCGCGCGCTTCGCCAGCACGCTGGCGATCACCACCGGCTCCGGCGTGCCGATCCTGCGTGCGCTGGAAACCAGCCGCGATACGCTCAACAACGTCGCCATGCGCGAGCTGGTGGAAGAGGCCAGCGACGCTGTGCGCGAAGGCGTGAGCCTGGCGCGCGCGCTGTCGGCGCAGAAGCATTTCCCGCCCATGTTGATCCATATGATCCGCGCGGGCGAAATCACCGGCGAGCTGCCGGCCATGCTGGACCGCGCGGCCGCCGCGCAGGAAGCCGATCTGGAACGCCGCACGCTGACCATCGCCGGCCTGCTGGAGCCGGCACTGATCCTGGCCATGGGCGTGGTGGTGCTGCTGATCGTGCTGGCGGTGCTGATGCCTATTATCGAAATCAATCAGCTGGTACGCTGA